One genomic region from Syntrophobacterales bacterium encodes:
- the groL gene encoding chaperonin GroEL (60 kDa chaperone family; promotes refolding of misfolded polypeptides especially under stressful conditions; forms two stacked rings of heptamers to form a barrel-shaped 14mer; ends can be capped by GroES; misfolded proteins enter the barrel where they are refolded when GroES binds), with protein MGAKIIQYDEEARKSILNGVNALADAVKVTLGPKGRNVIIDRSYGAPNITKDGVTVAKEIELEDKFENMGAQMVKEVASKTSDVAGDGTTTATILAQAIFREGAKSVAAGSNPMDLKRGIDKAVEVVVAELRKLSKPTKDAKEIAQVGTISANNDETIGSIIAEAMEKVGKEGVITVEEAKGLETELDIVEGMQFDRGYLSPYFVTNPEKMQVELEDCLILINEKKISNMKDLLPILEQIAKMGRPLLIIAEDIEGEALATLVVNKIRGTLHVAAVKAPGFGDRRKAMLEDIAILTGGKLISEEMGYKLENTTVEDLGRAKRISIDKDNTTIIDGAGDRASLEGRVKQIRAQVEETTSDYDREKLQERLAKLVGGVAVIKVGAATETEMKEKKARVEDALNATRAAVEEGIVPGGGVAYLRALPLLEKLALEGDVAVGVKIVKKALEEPLKMIANNAGLEGSIVVEKVKENKGAYGYNARTDKYEDMIKAGVIDPTKVTRFALQNAASVASMMLTTQCMIAEKPEEKGAGMPAMPPGGGYGGGMGM; from the coding sequence ATGGGAGCTAAGATTATTCAGTATGATGAGGAGGCGAGGAAGTCGATCCTCAATGGGGTTAACGCCCTTGCCGATGCAGTAAAGGTAACGTTGGGCCCCAAGGGACGGAACGTCATAATAGACAGAAGCTACGGCGCCCCGAATATTACAAAGGACGGCGTAACGGTTGCCAAAGAGATCGAGCTTGAAGACAAGTTCGAAAACATGGGCGCCCAGATGGTTAAGGAAGTTGCCAGCAAGACGAGCGACGTTGCCGGCGATGGCACAACCACGGCGACCATTCTGGCTCAGGCGATCTTCCGCGAAGGCGCGAAGAGTGTGGCGGCCGGAAGCAACCCGATGGATTTGAAGCGCGGTATTGACAAGGCAGTGGAAGTGGTCGTTGCCGAACTCCGCAAACTGAGCAAGCCGACGAAAGATGCCAAAGAGATTGCCCAGGTCGGGACAATTTCGGCCAATAACGACGAGACGATCGGTTCGATCATCGCCGAGGCGATGGAGAAGGTCGGCAAGGAAGGCGTCATTACCGTAGAAGAGGCAAAGGGTCTGGAAACGGAGCTTGATATCGTCGAGGGAATGCAGTTTGACCGCGGTTACCTTTCCCCCTATTTCGTGACAAATCCCGAGAAGATGCAGGTGGAGCTGGAAGATTGCCTCATCCTGATCAATGAGAAAAAGATCAGCAACATGAAGGATCTGCTGCCGATCCTGGAGCAGATTGCCAAGATGGGCCGTCCGCTTCTGATCATCGCCGAGGATATCGAAGGCGAGGCTCTGGCGACCCTGGTTGTGAACAAGATCCGTGGGACCCTCCATGTGGCGGCAGTCAAGGCGCCCGGTTTTGGCGACCGCCGCAAGGCCATGCTTGAAGATATCGCCATTCTGACCGGCGGCAAGCTGATTTCCGAAGAAATGGGTTACAAACTGGAAAATACGACGGTTGAAGATCTGGGCCGTGCCAAGCGCATCTCCATCGACAAGGACAACACGACGATCATTGACGGCGCCGGCGACCGCGCTTCTCTTGAGGGCCGCGTGAAGCAGATTCGCGCGCAGGTTGAAGAGACCACCTCCGATTATGATCGCGAGAAGCTCCAGGAGAGACTGGCCAAATTGGTAGGCGGCGTGGCGGTAATCAAGGTTGGCGCGGCGACCGAGACTGAGATGAAGGAGAAGAAGGCCCGTGTTGAGGATGCCCTGAACGCGACCCGCGCTGCCGTGGAAGAAGGCATTGTCCCCGGAGGCGGTGTGGCTTATCTGCGCGCACTTCCCCTGCTCGAAAAGTTGGCGCTCGAAGGCGACGTAGCTGTCGGCGTCAAGATTGTGAAAAAGGCGCTAGAAGAGCCCCTCAAGATGATTGCGAACAATGCCGGCCTCGAGGGGAGTATTGTTGTCGAGAAGGTAAAGGAAAACAAGGGCGCCTATGGGTACAACGCCAGAACCGACAAGTACGAAGACATGATCAAGGCCGGGGTTATCGACCCGACCAAGGTCACCCGCTTCGCCCTGCAGAATGCGGCGAGCGTTGCCTCAATGATGCTGACCACCCAGTGCATGATTGCGGAAAAGCCTGAGGAAAAAGGCGCTGGAATGCCGGCCATGCCTCCCGGCGGCGGATACGGCGGCGGTATGGGAATGTAA
- a CDS encoding phosphoserine transaminase, which produces MTNPNFGSGPCSKRPGWNLDALKDAAVGRSHRSTLGMGKLQDAINETRKILEIPDHYLLGIMPASDTGAFEAAMWSLLGKRAVTVLVWESFSEGWATDVAKQLKLNPTVIRADYGKIPALATVNWENDVIFVANGTTSGVKIPNWDWIPSDRKGLSFCDATSAAFAMPIQWDKVDVLTFSWQKCLGGEAAHGMLALSPRAVERLESYDPPWPLPKIFRMKKGGKISQTIFEASTINTPSLLCVEDYLDALKWAGKIGLAGLIKRSRENFQVVEKWVAANDWIAFLAEVPETRSTTSVCLSVVSPQVQALPLAEQAKFLKEISSEMAKRKAAYDMNSYKDAPPGFRLWCGPTIEPEDLRLALSELEKVYREKTAGL; this is translated from the coding sequence ATGACAAATCCTAATTTCGGGTCCGGCCCCTGCAGCAAGAGGCCGGGATGGAACCTCGACGCACTGAAGGACGCGGCAGTGGGCCGTTCCCACCGCTCCACGCTGGGCATGGGAAAACTTCAAGACGCCATCAACGAGACACGAAAAATCCTTGAAATCCCTGATCATTATCTTCTGGGAATAATGCCGGCATCGGACACCGGGGCTTTTGAGGCCGCCATGTGGAGCCTGCTGGGAAAACGGGCGGTAACCGTCCTGGTCTGGGAGAGTTTTTCCGAGGGCTGGGCGACCGACGTCGCCAAACAGTTAAAACTGAACCCGACGGTAATCCGGGCGGACTACGGGAAAATCCCCGCTCTTGCCACCGTCAACTGGGAGAATGATGTAATCTTTGTCGCCAACGGCACCACTAGCGGCGTCAAAATTCCGAATTGGGACTGGATACCGTCCGACCGCAAGGGACTTTCCTTCTGTGATGCGACAAGTGCCGCCTTCGCGATGCCGATACAATGGGACAAGGTGGATGTCCTGACCTTTTCCTGGCAGAAATGTCTGGGCGGCGAAGCTGCGCATGGCATGCTGGCGCTAAGCCCCCGCGCTGTTGAACGCCTTGAATCTTATGATCCTCCCTGGCCGCTTCCCAAAATATTCCGGATGAAAAAAGGTGGAAAAATAAGCCAGACGATCTTCGAGGCCAGCACGATTAACACCCCGTCGCTTCTGTGCGTAGAAGATTACCTCGACGCCCTGAAATGGGCCGGAAAAATCGGCCTGGCCGGGTTGATCAAAAGGAGCAGGGAAAATTTCCAGGTCGTAGAAAAATGGGTTGCAGCCAACGACTGGATTGCCTTTCTGGCCGAAGTGCCCGAGACGCGTTCTACCACATCTGTTTGCCTTTCTGTTGTGAGCCCGCAAGTGCAGGCCCTTCCCTTGGCAGAGCAGGCCAAATTCCTCAAAGAGATATCGTCGGAGATGGCGAAGAGAAAAGCCGCCTACGACATGAACTCCTACAAGGACGCCCCCCCGGGCTTCCGTCTCTGGTGCGGCCCCACAATCGAACCTGAAGACCTGCGCTTAGCACTGTCCGAACTCGAAAAGGTTTACCGGGAAAAAACCGCGGGGTTATAA
- a CDS encoding branched-chain amino acid ABC transporter permease LivH (LivHMGF is the membrane component of the LIV-I/LS branched-chain amino acid transporter) — translation MDYFLELLLGGLTRGSIYALIALGYTMVYGIIELINFAHGEIYMIGAFTALIVASILTMAGMTGLSVLILASVVAVIYSAAYGFTVEKIAYKPLRQAPRLSPLISAIGMSIFLQNYVLIAQTSDFLPFPSLIPELPFLEPYSHIIGPAELFIVVTTAVVTIILTILIKFTKVGKAMRATAQDRNMAMLTGVNVNRVISNTFIVGSALAAIGGVLIASHIGRINFYIGFIAGIKAFTAAVLGGIGSIPGAVLGGLVLGWTESFATGYVSSDYEDVFAFLLLVLILIFRPAGLLGRSPIQKV, via the coding sequence ATGGACTACTTTCTTGAACTCCTGCTGGGAGGATTGACAAGGGGCAGTATTTACGCCCTGATCGCCCTCGGCTATACAATGGTTTACGGCATAATAGAATTGATAAATTTCGCCCACGGCGAGATTTACATGATTGGTGCCTTCACAGCGCTTATTGTTGCATCAATACTGACGATGGCAGGAATGACCGGGCTTTCGGTTTTGATACTTGCCTCGGTTGTCGCGGTAATATACTCTGCCGCCTATGGATTTACCGTTGAGAAGATAGCATACAAGCCGCTTCGTCAGGCGCCGCGGCTTTCCCCGTTGATCAGCGCGATCGGCATGTCGATCTTTTTACAGAATTATGTACTTATCGCGCAGACCTCGGATTTTCTGCCGTTTCCCAGCCTTATCCCGGAGTTGCCTTTTTTGGAGCCTTACTCGCATATCATCGGGCCTGCTGAACTTTTCATTGTAGTCACAACCGCGGTTGTGACGATCATCCTGACCATCCTCATAAAATTTACAAAAGTCGGAAAGGCCATGCGGGCAACGGCTCAGGATCGAAACATGGCCATGCTTACCGGTGTGAATGTAAACAGGGTTATTTCTAATACCTTTATTGTCGGCTCAGCGCTGGCCGCGATCGGCGGGGTGCTGATTGCCTCCCATATCGGCCGGATTAATTTCTACATAGGGTTCATCGCCGGGATAAAGGCCTTTACGGCGGCTGTTCTGGGAGGCATAGGAAGCATCCCCGGGGCTGTTCTGGGGGGACTTGTTCTTGGCTGGACCGAGAGTTTTGCCACCGGCTATGTATCGAGCGATTATGAGGATGTATTCGCCTTTTTGCTGCTCGTGCTTATTTTGATATTCAGACCTGCTGGGCTGCTGGGCCGCTCGCCCATTCAAAAGGTATGA
- a CDS encoding branched-chain amino acid ABC transporter permease, which produces MKAVSELKKSLVVSLWFMFLTFPIMVIRVNTIEKIVEWRWRNMAFIGIGSFFFSFVWRYFLERKQKQAESQKGSRSWGQLILEEPKYYKPALGIIALFALVFPYIFSSYQTNIMITALMYVMLGLGLNIVVGLAGLLDLGYVAFYAVGAYSYALINYHFGLGFWAVLPVGALLAASFGILLGFPVLRLRGDYLAIVTLGFGEIIRLILENWNEFSFGPSGIAHIPRPGFFGVNLTLNESIIYLYYLMILFCLLTIFIINRLQDSRIGRAWIALREDEVACQAMGIDKTKTKLTAFALGATWAGMVGVIFAAKTTFVNPASFTFLESAMILSIVVLGGMGSIVGVFIAAMILILSPEYLRAFSNYRMLLFGAVMVLMMVFRPQGIVPNVRRTYKFRTPEKTNR; this is translated from the coding sequence ATGAAAGCCGTTTCTGAACTCAAAAAATCACTGGTTGTTTCCCTGTGGTTCATGTTCCTGACATTTCCGATCATGGTGATCAGGGTAAACACGATCGAGAAGATAGTTGAATGGCGCTGGCGCAACATGGCTTTTATCGGCATCGGCAGCTTCTTTTTTTCTTTTGTCTGGCGATACTTTTTAGAACGCAAGCAAAAACAGGCAGAATCGCAAAAAGGTTCCCGATCATGGGGCCAGTTGATCCTCGAAGAACCAAAGTATTACAAACCGGCTCTCGGGATAATCGCTTTGTTCGCCCTTGTTTTTCCGTACATCTTTTCCAGCTATCAGACAAATATCATGATAACCGCCCTGATGTACGTAATGCTGGGGCTGGGGTTGAATATCGTGGTCGGCCTGGCGGGACTTCTCGATCTCGGGTACGTGGCCTTTTACGCGGTGGGAGCCTACAGCTATGCCCTGATCAACTACCATTTCGGGTTGGGCTTCTGGGCGGTTCTTCCCGTTGGGGCTCTGCTTGCCGCCTCCTTTGGGATCCTTCTGGGCTTTCCCGTGTTGAGACTGCGAGGGGATTATCTTGCCATCGTCACGCTCGGCTTTGGTGAGATCATTCGTCTTATTCTGGAAAACTGGAACGAATTTTCGTTTGGTCCCAGCGGCATTGCCCACATTCCGCGTCCCGGCTTTTTCGGAGTGAACTTGACCCTGAATGAGTCAATTATTTATCTGTACTATCTGATGATCCTGTTTTGCCTGTTGACGATTTTCATAATCAACAGATTGCAGGACTCCCGGATTGGTCGCGCCTGGATCGCCCTTCGGGAAGACGAAGTCGCCTGTCAGGCAATGGGCATTGACAAGACAAAGACAAAGTTGACGGCATTCGCGCTCGGCGCGACCTGGGCAGGGATGGTGGGGGTGATTTTCGCCGCCAAGACCACGTTTGTCAACCCGGCGAGTTTCACCTTTCTTGAATCCGCGATGATACTGTCAATCGTTGTTCTGGGCGGAATGGGTTCCATTGTGGGGGTTTTTATTGCCGCCATGATCCTGATTCTGAGCCCGGAATATCTGCGGGCCTTCAGCAATTACCGGATGCTTTTGTTCGGCGCCGTGATGGTTCTGATGATGGTCTTCAGACCTCAGGGCATCGTGCCCAACGTGCGCCGTACATACAAATTCCGGACGCCGGAAAAAACAAATAGATGA
- the groES gene encoding co-chaperone GroES, with amino-acid sequence MKIRPLQDRLIVKRVDEEEKSKGGIIIPDTAKEKPMEGLVVAVGKGKKTDEGKLIPMDVKEGNRVLFGKYSGTEVKIDGQELLIMREDDILGILEK; translated from the coding sequence GTGAAAATCAGACCATTGCAGGACAGATTGATCGTCAAACGCGTTGACGAGGAAGAGAAAAGCAAGGGGGGGATCATAATTCCCGATACCGCCAAAGAGAAGCCTATGGAGGGCTTGGTAGTTGCGGTAGGCAAAGGCAAGAAAACCGATGAAGGCAAATTGATCCCGATGGATGTCAAAGAGGGCAACAGGGTTCTGTTCGGGAAGTACTCCGGCACCGAGGTCAAAATTGACGGCCAGGAGCTTTTAATCATGCGCGAGGATGATATCCTCGGTATCCTTGAAAAATAA
- the radA gene encoding DNA repair protein RadA — MLVDAGQSKGYWFKIFTARRRAFVKKEITVNKKIKTVFFCSNCGQQAPKWLGRCPTCGEWNTFVEEELQSDPACKTSEFRLNGVPQSIEAIEANDGERLLTGIAELDRVLGGGIVGGSAVLIGGDPGIGKSTLLLQVLEKLAEKGLPVLYVSGEESARQIKLRGKRLGAAAKDLLILVEVELESILARLSEVKPAVAVIDSIQTIYSTAFSSAPGSVGQVREAAGKLILFAKKTGIPIFLVGHVTKDGSIAGPKILEHMVDTVLYFEGDSGHAYRIVRCIKNRFGPTHEIGVFEMRDTGLAEVANPSAFFLAERPEGVAGSIVVPSMEGSRPILVEVQSLVSATSFGMPRRTAIGVDHNRVSLLTAVMDKICGIHVANSDIFLNVAGGVKIDETATDLGIVAAIASSFLNRPIAADTVVFGEVGLTGEIRGVSQTEFRIKEAARMGFKRCIFPGNRQPEVMSSDKSRLGIELIPIHSLGELVEGIF; from the coding sequence ATATTGGTTGACGCCGGACAATCGAAAGGGTATTGGTTTAAAATATTTACGGCACGCAGGAGGGCATTCGTGAAAAAAGAGATTACCGTTAATAAAAAAATCAAGACCGTGTTTTTCTGCAGCAACTGCGGACAACAGGCTCCCAAATGGCTGGGTCGCTGTCCCACCTGCGGCGAGTGGAACACCTTTGTCGAGGAGGAGCTGCAAAGCGATCCCGCTTGCAAAACTTCTGAATTCCGCCTGAACGGCGTTCCCCAATCCATTGAGGCGATTGAAGCGAATGATGGGGAGCGTTTGCTGACGGGAATCGCCGAATTGGACCGGGTTTTGGGAGGCGGCATTGTCGGCGGCTCGGCGGTTCTGATTGGCGGTGATCCGGGAATTGGAAAATCTACGCTCCTTTTGCAGGTTCTGGAGAAGCTGGCAGAAAAAGGGCTGCCGGTTCTCTACGTCTCCGGCGAGGAATCGGCCCGCCAGATAAAGCTCCGGGGGAAACGTCTGGGGGCAGCGGCCAAGGATCTTCTGATCCTGGTTGAGGTAGAATTGGAGAGCATTCTGGCCCGTCTGTCTGAGGTAAAACCGGCAGTGGCCGTCATCGATTCGATACAAACCATCTATTCGACAGCTTTTTCTTCTGCGCCGGGAAGTGTCGGGCAGGTGCGCGAGGCTGCCGGTAAACTGATTCTCTTCGCCAAAAAAACAGGCATCCCGATTTTTCTTGTCGGTCATGTAACGAAGGACGGTTCAATTGCCGGTCCCAAAATTCTCGAACACATGGTTGATACGGTGCTCTATTTTGAAGGCGATTCCGGTCACGCCTATCGCATTGTCCGGTGCATAAAAAATCGCTTCGGGCCCACCCATGAAATCGGGGTGTTTGAGATGCGGGACACTGGTCTGGCCGAGGTTGCCAACCCATCGGCCTTTTTTCTCGCCGAACGTCCCGAAGGGGTGGCGGGATCGATTGTCGTCCCGAGTATGGAGGGAAGTCGGCCGATTTTGGTTGAGGTGCAGTCGCTGGTCAGTGCGACCAGCTTTGGAATGCCGAGAAGAACGGCGATTGGCGTTGATCATAACCGGGTTTCGCTGCTTACGGCGGTGATGGACAAGATCTGCGGGATTCATGTTGCCAACAGCGACATCTTTCTCAATGTGGCTGGCGGAGTAAAAATTGACGAGACAGCGACTGATTTGGGGATTGTCGCGGCGATTGCCTCCAGTTTTCTCAACAGGCCCATTGCGGCAGACACCGTTGTTTTTGGAGAGGTTGGCCTGACCGGGGAAATTCGCGGGGTTTCGCAGACCGAATTTCGGATAAAAGAGGCCGCCCGCATGGGATTTAAGCGATGTATTTTTCCGGGAAACAGACAACCCGAGGTGATGTCGTCAGATAAATCGAGGCTTGGCATTGAACTCATCCCGATCCATTCGCTGGGCGAGCTGGTAGAGGGTATTTTCTGA
- a CDS encoding branched-chain amino acid ABC transporter substrate-binding protein encodes MKKFYFRTILAGFLSVVLMGFLVSDNVFAADTIKLGVAGAHSGDLASYGLPTVKAAEFVVKEINAKGGLLGKQVELVVEDDVCKPEVATNTATKLVSQDVRFVIGHICSGATKSALGIYKDAKVLVISPSATNPELTQSGAYPNFYRTIASDDAQARLEVEFAISKLKVKKIAVLHDKGDYGKGLAEFAKKFVDESKKASVVLFEGVTPGAVDYSAVVQKIKQSGAEAVIFGGYHPEASSIVAQMRKKKMKTFFISDDGVKDATFIKVAGKYAEGVYATGPKDTSKNPMAVAANELHKKTHGADAGAFYLNGYAATQAILNAIQKAGSTDYDAVSKALKTQFVETPLGKIKFDKRGDAIGVGFSIYQVQKGNYVELK; translated from the coding sequence ATGAAGAAGTTTTATTTTCGGACGATTCTGGCGGGATTTTTAAGCGTTGTGTTGATGGGTTTCCTTGTTTCAGACAATGTTTTTGCGGCCGACACCATCAAGCTTGGCGTAGCCGGCGCCCACAGCGGCGATCTGGCCTCTTATGGACTGCCCACGGTAAAGGCGGCAGAGTTTGTAGTTAAGGAGATAAATGCCAAAGGGGGTCTCCTCGGTAAGCAGGTTGAACTAGTCGTCGAAGATGACGTCTGCAAGCCGGAAGTGGCCACGAATACCGCGACAAAACTGGTTTCACAAGACGTCAGGTTTGTCATCGGGCATATCTGCAGCGGCGCAACCAAGTCGGCGCTCGGCATTTACAAGGATGCAAAGGTGCTCGTCATTTCGCCTTCGGCAACGAATCCGGAATTGACGCAAAGCGGCGCTTACCCGAATTTCTATCGGACCATCGCCTCTGATGACGCCCAGGCCCGTTTGGAGGTGGAATTTGCGATCAGCAAATTAAAGGTAAAGAAAATAGCGGTGCTGCACGACAAGGGCGATTATGGAAAGGGGCTTGCTGAATTCGCGAAGAAATTCGTTGATGAGTCTAAAAAGGCTTCCGTTGTTCTTTTTGAGGGAGTTACTCCCGGCGCGGTTGACTACTCGGCCGTAGTTCAGAAAATCAAACAGTCCGGCGCCGAAGCGGTTATTTTTGGAGGATACCATCCGGAAGCCTCTTCCATAGTTGCCCAGATGCGCAAGAAGAAGATGAAAACCTTCTTTATTTCGGATGACGGGGTAAAGGATGCCACCTTCATAAAGGTTGCCGGCAAATACGCCGAGGGTGTTTATGCCACCGGTCCGAAAGATACCTCGAAAAATCCAATGGCCGTTGCCGCGAATGAACTCCACAAAAAAACACACGGTGCCGATGCGGGTGCCTTCTATTTGAATGGGTACGCTGCAACGCAGGCTATTCTTAACGCAATCCAGAAGGCCGGTTCAACTGATTACGATGCCGTAAGCAAGGCCCTTAAGACTCAATTTGTCGAGACGCCCCTGGGAAAAATCAAGTTCGACAAAAGGGGAGATGCGATCGGCGTAGGGTTCTCTATCTATCAGGTCCAAAAAGGAAACTATGTCGAGCTTAAATAA
- a CDS encoding ABC transporter ATP-binding protein yields MNELLQINNLSMVFGGLRAVSAVDLNVGQKEIVALIGPNGAGKTTLFNCITGIYVPTEGEIFVVPPGKKKKRINGMQINKVTELGIARTFQNIRLFPSMTVLENVMIGRHCRSQAGVFGAAVRDSATKQEEQAIIDFSYQVLVKVELDGQVNEMAKNLPYGAQRRLEIARAMATEPFLLLLDEPAAGMNPSETYELKELIDRIRNEEGISVLMIEHDMKMVMGISDRIFVLDYGEKIAEGTPEEIRENPIVIKAYLGEDFSVNA; encoded by the coding sequence ATGAATGAACTCCTTCAAATTAACAACCTGTCGATGGTTTTTGGCGGCCTGCGCGCCGTCAGCGCGGTTGATCTGAATGTGGGGCAAAAAGAGATCGTGGCCTTGATAGGGCCGAACGGTGCCGGCAAGACGACGCTATTCAACTGCATTACCGGAATTTACGTTCCCACCGAAGGTGAGATATTTGTCGTTCCGCCGGGGAAAAAGAAAAAGAGAATCAACGGGATGCAGATAAACAAGGTGACTGAACTCGGCATCGCCAGAACATTTCAGAATATCAGATTATTTCCGAGCATGACGGTGCTGGAAAACGTCATGATAGGCCGTCATTGCCGATCCCAGGCTGGGGTTTTCGGCGCCGCCGTCCGGGATTCAGCAACAAAGCAGGAAGAACAGGCGATAATCGACTTCAGTTATCAGGTACTTGTCAAGGTAGAACTTGATGGGCAGGTCAATGAAATGGCAAAGAACCTTCCCTACGGCGCCCAGCGCCGTCTGGAAATAGCGAGAGCCATGGCCACGGAACCCTTCCTTCTTCTTCTGGACGAACCGGCGGCCGGCATGAACCCCAGTGAAACTTATGAACTCAAGGAGCTGATCGACCGGATCAGGAACGAAGAGGGGATATCGGTGCTGATGATAGAGCACGATATGAAGATGGTCATGGGTATTTCGGACCGGATATTTGTTCTCGATTACGGGGAAAAGATCGCGGAGGGAACCCCGGAAGAGATACGGGAAAACCCGATCGTCATTAAGGCTTATCTGGGAGAGGATTTCAGCGTAAATGCTTGA
- the serA gene encoding phosphoglycerate dehydrogenase, with translation MSKVLISDNLSPEALEILRNTEEIEVDFHSKMTAEELNAVIGNYDALIIRSATKVTAEVMELAGRLKVIGRAGIGLDNVDIPAASKRGIVVMNTPGGNSVTTGEHAIAMMLALNRKIPQATASMKAGKWEKSKFTGRELLNKTLGIIGIGRVGGIVADRAQGLKMKVLAYDPFISPEAAEKMGITLASLDEIFRTADFISVHTPMTKETRGVINAEAFAKMKKEACVINCARGGIIDEKDLQDALASGRIAGAALDVFEEEPTKNMELLSLENLICTPHLGASTNEAQVNVAVAIATQIVAYLTTGEINGAVNFPAVTAEILAVIQPYLTLAEKLGRFEAQIVSGAIEEVKIEYSGEILNYNVAPITISLLKGLLTPILNESVNFINAPLIAKERGIRVVESKSNEVKDYTSMISVTVNTAKEEAFAAGAIFGRREQRIVRINQFTVEVIPEGRLFVVHNTDKPGVIGNIGTILSQNGVNISHLNLSREKIDGQAMVILGTDSVVSPDVVDKLRNLPNILSVNELEM, from the coding sequence ATGAGCAAGGTTCTAATCAGTGATAATCTGTCGCCGGAAGCTTTGGAGATATTAAGAAATACCGAAGAGATAGAAGTAGATTTTCACTCGAAAATGACGGCGGAGGAATTGAATGCCGTAATCGGCAATTACGATGCGCTGATCATCCGCAGCGCAACCAAGGTCACCGCTGAGGTTATGGAACTCGCGGGCCGCCTGAAGGTCATCGGCCGGGCTGGCATCGGGCTTGACAATGTTGATATCCCCGCGGCCAGCAAAAGGGGAATCGTCGTAATGAACACCCCCGGCGGCAACTCCGTTACAACCGGCGAACATGCAATCGCAATGATGCTCGCCCTCAACAGAAAGATTCCCCAGGCAACGGCCTCCATGAAGGCCGGCAAATGGGAAAAGAGCAAATTCACCGGCCGGGAGCTCCTCAACAAGACCCTCGGAATAATCGGAATTGGTCGTGTGGGCGGCATCGTTGCCGACCGCGCCCAGGGGCTCAAAATGAAGGTGCTTGCCTACGACCCGTTTATCTCTCCGGAAGCCGCGGAAAAGATGGGGATCACTCTTGCGTCCCTGGATGAAATATTCCGAACTGCTGATTTCATCTCCGTTCACACCCCCATGACCAAGGAAACCCGCGGGGTGATCAATGCCGAAGCCTTCGCGAAGATGAAGAAGGAAGCATGCGTCATCAACTGCGCCCGCGGAGGAATTATTGACGAAAAGGATCTCCAGGACGCGCTTGCTTCCGGGCGCATTGCCGGCGCCGCCCTTGACGTTTTTGAAGAGGAACCGACAAAAAATATGGAACTCCTCTCCCTGGAGAACTTGATCTGCACCCCCCACCTGGGAGCTTCAACCAATGAGGCGCAGGTCAACGTTGCAGTTGCCATAGCCACACAGATCGTTGCCTATCTTACAACAGGCGAGATCAACGGCGCGGTAAATTTTCCGGCCGTAACCGCTGAGATTCTGGCAGTCATTCAACCCTACCTAACCCTGGCGGAAAAACTCGGGAGGTTTGAGGCGCAGATCGTATCCGGGGCGATTGAGGAAGTCAAAATCGAGTATAGCGGTGAGATTTTGAACTACAACGTGGCCCCGATCACAATCTCCCTGCTCAAGGGACTTCTCACTCCCATTTTGAACGAAAGCGTTAATTTTATTAACGCCCCCTTGATCGCCAAGGAACGGGGAATACGCGTTGTCGAGTCCAAAAGCAACGAGGTAAAAGACTATACCAGCATGATCTCCGTTACCGTAAATACGGCAAAAGAAGAAGCGTTCGCAGCCGGCGCCATTTTCGGAAGGCGTGAACAGCGCATCGTCCGTATTAACCAATTTACCGTCGAAGTTATTCCGGAAGGCCGGCTGTTTGTAGTTCATAACACCGATAAACCTGGGGTAATCGGCAACATCGGCACTATCCTCAGCCAAAATGGCGTAAATATTTCCCACCTCAACCTGAGCAGGGAAAAGATCGATGGGCAAGCAATGGTAATACTCGGAACAGACAGTGTGGTCTCTCCGGACGTTGTTGATAAGCTGCGAAATCTGCCCAACATTTTGTCCGTAAACGAGCTGGAGATGTAA